In one window of Janthinobacterium sp. 1_2014MBL_MicDiv DNA:
- a CDS encoding NADH-quinone oxidoreductase subunit C, with protein MTTHLEVLQNALGTALGERVSTTVTLGEVTLVVKAEDYLAVMQTLRDDPTLHFEQLIDLCGVDYSTYGDGSWDGLRYAAVSHLLSVKHNWRVRVRVFAPDDDMPLLPSVVGIWRAVNWYEREAFDLLGILFEGHNDLRRLLTDYGFIGHPFRKDFPVSGYVEMRYDPEQRRVIYQPVTIEPRENVPRVIREEHYGMK; from the coding sequence ATGACAACACATTTAGAAGTTTTGCAAAACGCCCTCGGCACTGCCCTGGGCGAACGCGTTAGCACGACCGTCACGCTGGGCGAGGTCACTCTGGTCGTCAAGGCCGAGGACTACCTGGCCGTGATGCAGACCTTGCGCGACGATCCGACCCTGCATTTCGAACAATTGATCGATCTGTGCGGCGTCGACTACTCGACCTACGGCGATGGTAGCTGGGATGGCTTGCGTTACGCGGCCGTTTCGCACTTGCTGTCGGTCAAGCACAACTGGCGCGTGCGCGTGCGCGTGTTCGCGCCGGACGACGACATGCCGCTGCTGCCCTCCGTGGTCGGCATCTGGCGCGCGGTCAACTGGTACGAGCGCGAAGCGTTCGACCTGCTGGGCATCCTCTTCGAAGGCCACAACGACTTGCGCCGCCTGCTGACCGACTACGGTTTCATCGGCCATCCGTTCCGCAAGGACTTCCCCGTCTCCGGCTATGTCGAGATGCGTTACGACCCGGAACAGAGGCGCGTGATTTACCAGCCCGTGACGATCGAGCCGCGGGAAAACGTGCCGCGCGTGATCCGCGAAGAACATTACGGGATGAAATAA
- a CDS encoding NuoB/complex I 20 kDa subunit family protein, with translation MAIEGVLSEGFITTSADKLINWARTGSMFPMTFGLACCAVEMMHVGAARYDMDRFGVVFRPSPRQSDVMIVAGTLCNKMAPALRKVYDQMAEPRWVISMGSCANGGGYYHYSYSVVRGCDRIVPVDVYVPGCPPTAEALLYGIMQLQNKIKRTSTIAR, from the coding sequence ATGGCTATTGAAGGCGTATTAAGCGAAGGTTTCATCACCACCTCGGCCGACAAGCTGATCAACTGGGCGCGCACCGGGTCTATGTTCCCGATGACGTTCGGTCTGGCCTGCTGTGCGGTCGAAATGATGCATGTGGGCGCAGCCCGCTACGATATGGACCGTTTCGGCGTCGTGTTCCGTCCGTCGCCGCGTCAGTCCGACGTCATGATCGTTGCCGGTACCCTGTGCAACAAGATGGCGCCGGCACTGCGCAAGGTCTACGACCAGATGGCCGAGCCGCGCTGGGTCATCTCGATGGGTTCCTGCGCCAATGGCGGCGGGTACTACCATTACTCCTACTCCGTGGTGCGCGGTTGCGACCGCATCGTGCCCGTCGACGTGTATGTGCCTGGCTGTCCTCCGACCGCTGAAGCCTTGCTGTACGGCATCATGCAGTTGCAGAACAAGATCAAGCGTACCAGCACGATCGCACGCTAA
- a CDS encoding NADH-quinone oxidoreductase subunit D, with amino-acid sequence MAEIKNYTLNFGPQHPAAHGVLRLVLEMDGEVIQRADPHIGLLHRATEKLAEQKTYLQSVPYMDRLDYVSMMCNEHAYVMAIEKMLGLEVPLRAQYIRVMFDEMTRILNHLMWLGTHALDVGAMGPFLYCFRDREDLFDAYEAVSGARMHAAYYRPGGVYRDLPDAMPQHKASIIRNAKAISKLNENRQGSLLDFIEDFARRFPNSVDEYETLLTDNRIWKQRTVGIGVVSPEDALAMGFTGAMLRGSGVQWDLRKKQPYEVYDLMDFDIPIGTNGDCYDRYLVRVEELRQSNRIIKQCVEWLRNNEGPVMTSNRKVAPPGRVDMKTNMESLIHHFKLFTEGFHVPPGEAYSAVEHPKGEFGVYLVSDGANKPYRMKLRAPDYAHLQSLDEMARGHMLADAVTIIGTQDIVFGSIDR; translated from the coding sequence ATGGCTGAGATTAAGAACTACACCCTGAACTTTGGGCCGCAGCATCCGGCCGCGCACGGTGTGCTGCGCCTGGTGCTGGAGATGGATGGCGAAGTCATCCAGCGTGCCGACCCGCATATCGGCCTGCTGCACCGCGCCACCGAAAAGCTGGCCGAACAGAAGACCTACCTGCAATCCGTGCCGTACATGGACCGTCTCGACTATGTGTCGATGATGTGCAATGAACATGCGTACGTGATGGCCATCGAAAAGATGCTGGGCCTGGAAGTGCCGCTGCGCGCGCAATACATCCGCGTCATGTTCGACGAGATGACGCGCATCCTGAACCACCTGATGTGGCTCGGCACCCATGCGCTCGACGTCGGCGCCATGGGCCCGTTCCTGTATTGCTTCCGCGACCGCGAAGACTTGTTCGACGCCTACGAGGCCGTATCGGGCGCACGCATGCACGCGGCCTACTACCGTCCGGGCGGCGTCTACCGCGACCTGCCGGACGCGATGCCGCAGCACAAGGCCTCGATCATCCGCAACGCAAAAGCGATTTCCAAGCTGAATGAAAACCGCCAGGGTTCCCTGCTGGACTTCATCGAAGACTTCGCGCGCCGTTTCCCGAACTCGGTGGACGAGTACGAAACCTTGTTGACCGACAACCGTATCTGGAAACAGCGTACCGTCGGCATCGGCGTGGTCTCGCCCGAAGATGCGCTGGCCATGGGCTTTACGGGCGCCATGCTGCGCGGCTCCGGCGTGCAGTGGGACTTGCGCAAGAAACAGCCGTACGAAGTGTACGACTTGATGGATTTCGACATTCCTATCGGCACCAACGGCGATTGCTACGACCGCTACCTGGTCCGCGTGGAAGAGCTGCGCCAGTCGAACCGCATCATCAAGCAATGCGTGGAGTGGCTGCGCAACAATGAAGGTCCTGTCATGACCAGCAACCGCAAGGTGGCGCCTCCGGGCCGCGTCGACATGAAGACCAACATGGAATCGCTGATTCACCACTTCAAGCTGTTTACGGAAGGTTTCCACGTGCCGCCAGGCGAGGCCTACAGCGCCGTGGAACATCCGAAGGGCGAGTTCGGCGTGTACCTGGTGTCCGATGGCGCCAACAAGCCGTACCGCATGAAACTGCGCGCGCCAGACTACGCCCACTTGCAGTCGCTCGATGAGATGGCGCGTGGGCACATGCTTGCCGACGCCGTGACCATCATCGGTACGCAAGATATCGTGTTCGGCAGTATTGACCGCTAA
- a CDS encoding NADH-quinone oxidoreductase subunit A: MNLENYFPVLLFILVGLGVGIAPQLLGRLLGPNKPDAAKLSPYECGFEAFEDARMKFDVRYYLVAILFILFDLETAFFFPWGVAMRDLGWAGFVTMMVFIAEFVVGFWYIWKKGALDWE, from the coding sequence GTGAACCTCGAAAATTACTTCCCCGTCCTGCTGTTTATTCTTGTCGGCCTCGGTGTCGGCATCGCTCCCCAGCTCTTGGGGCGCCTGTTAGGTCCTAACAAGCCTGACGCAGCAAAACTCTCCCCGTACGAATGTGGCTTTGAAGCATTCGAAGACGCGCGCATGAAATTTGATGTGCGCTACTATCTGGTCGCAATCCTGTTTATTTTGTTCGATCTGGAAACGGCATTCTTTTTCCCATGGGGCGTTGCAATGCGCGACCTGGGCTGGGCCGGTTTCGTCACGATGATGGTGTTCATCGCTGAATTCGTGGTCGGATTTTGGTACATTTGGAAGAAAGGTGCCCTTGACTGGGAATAA
- the nuoF gene encoding NADH-quinone oxidoreductase subunit NuoF: MTSLHNRHIDPLILKDLDGKNWHLQDYVNRGGYSALRRILEEKITPEQIIADLKASSLRGRGGAGFPTGLKWSFMPRQFPGQKYLVCNTDEGEPGTFKDRDIIRYNPHALIEGMAIGAYAMGITVGYNYIHGEIFQEYLRFEEALEEARAAGFLGDKIMGSEFSFQLHAHHGYGAYICGEETALLESLEGKKGQPRFKPPFPASFGLYGKPTTINNTETFAAVPFVLNIGPEKYLAMGKPNNGGSKIFSISGDVEKPGNYEVPLGTPFATLLELAGGMRGGKKIKAVIPGGSSAPVIRGDIMMQTDLDYDSIAKAGSMLGSGAVIVMDETRCMVKALERLSYFYFEESCGQCTPCREGTGWMYRMVHRIEQGQGRPDDLDMLNSIADNIQGRTICALGDAAAMPVRAFIKNFREEFEYHIEHKHCLVPAYI; this comes from the coding sequence ATGACGTCACTCCACAACCGCCATATCGATCCATTGATCCTGAAGGATCTGGATGGCAAGAACTGGCATTTGCAAGATTATGTGAACCGCGGCGGCTATAGCGCCCTGCGGCGTATCCTGGAAGAGAAGATCACGCCGGAACAGATCATCGCCGACCTCAAGGCTTCGTCCTTGCGCGGCCGTGGCGGCGCGGGTTTCCCTACCGGCCTGAAGTGGAGCTTCATGCCGCGCCAGTTCCCGGGTCAAAAATACCTCGTCTGCAATACAGATGAAGGCGAACCGGGTACTTTCAAGGACCGCGACATCATTCGTTACAATCCCCATGCGCTGATCGAAGGCATGGCCATTGGCGCTTATGCGATGGGCATCACCGTCGGCTACAACTATATCCACGGTGAAATCTTCCAGGAATACCTGCGTTTCGAAGAAGCGCTGGAAGAGGCGCGCGCCGCCGGCTTCCTGGGTGACAAGATCATGGGCAGCGAGTTCTCGTTCCAGTTGCACGCGCACCATGGTTATGGCGCCTACATCTGCGGCGAAGAAACGGCCCTGCTGGAGTCGCTGGAAGGCAAGAAAGGCCAGCCGCGCTTCAAGCCGCCTTTCCCTGCCTCGTTTGGCCTGTACGGCAAGCCGACGACGATCAACAACACGGAAACCTTCGCGGCCGTGCCATTCGTGCTGAACATCGGTCCAGAGAAATACCTGGCCATGGGCAAGCCGAACAACGGCGGTTCGAAGATCTTCTCGATCTCGGGCGACGTGGAAAAACCGGGCAACTATGAAGTGCCGCTCGGCACCCCGTTTGCGACCCTGCTGGAACTGGCGGGCGGCATGCGCGGTGGCAAAAAGATCAAGGCCGTGATCCCTGGCGGTTCGTCCGCTCCGGTGATCCGCGGCGACATCATGATGCAGACCGACCTGGACTACGACTCGATCGCGAAAGCCGGTTCGATGCTCGGTTCGGGCGCCGTCATCGTGATGGACGAAACACGCTGCATGGTAAAGGCGCTGGAACGCCTGTCCTACTTCTACTTTGAAGAATCGTGCGGCCAGTGTACGCCTTGCCGTGAAGGCACAGGCTGGATGTACCGCATGGTGCATCGCATCGAGCAGGGGCAGGGTCGTCCAGACGACCTGGACATGCTCAACTCGATCGCCGACAACATCCAGGGCCGCACCATTTGCGCGCTGGGCGATGCGGCTGCCATGCCGGTACGGGCCTTCATTAAGAATTTCCGTGAAGAATTTGAATATCATATCGAGCACAAGCATTGCCTAGTGCCCGCATATATCTAA
- the nuoE gene encoding NADH-quinone oxidoreductase subunit NuoE, producing the protein MLLSEQCYKKIDRELAKYPADQRQSAVMAALAHAQDELGWLAPETMKELADYIGMPAIAVQEVATFYNMYNVKPVGKHKITVCTNLPCALSGGVRAADYLKQKLGIDFRETTPDGQFTLVEGECMGACGDAPVLLVSNKTMCSWMSNEKIDAMLEELKK; encoded by the coding sequence ATGTTGTTATCAGAGCAATGCTATAAGAAAATTGACCGCGAGCTGGCCAAGTACCCGGCCGACCAGCGTCAATCCGCCGTCATGGCCGCGCTGGCCCATGCCCAGGATGAACTGGGCTGGCTGGCGCCGGAAACCATGAAGGAACTGGCCGATTACATCGGCATGCCGGCCATTGCCGTGCAGGAAGTGGCCACGTTCTACAATATGTACAACGTCAAGCCTGTGGGCAAGCACAAGATCACCGTGTGCACCAACCTGCCATGCGCCCTGTCGGGCGGCGTGCGCGCAGCAGACTACCTGAAGCAGAAGCTGGGCATCGATTTCCGCGAAACCACCCCTGACGGCCAGTTCACCCTGGTTGAAGGCGAGTGCATGGGTGCGTGCGGCGATGCGCCTGTCTTGCTGGTCAGCAATAAAACCATGTGCAGCTGGATGTCGAACGAGAAAATCGACGCCATGCTGGAGGAACTCAAGAAATGA
- the secG gene encoding preprotein translocase subunit SecG produces MNMMFNLVVVVQVISALSIIALVLLQHGKGADMGAAFGSGASGSLFGATGSSNFMSKSTGVAAAIFFGATLALSLMANQRATTVGGGVMDKVVKPVPVTGAGAIPTTVPAAPAASAPAAAAPVASTPAGAIPK; encoded by the coding sequence ATGAACATGATGTTCAATCTGGTAGTGGTGGTACAGGTTATTTCGGCATTGTCGATTATCGCGCTGGTGTTGCTGCAGCACGGCAAGGGCGCCGATATGGGCGCCGCCTTCGGTTCGGGCGCCTCGGGCAGCCTGTTTGGCGCGACCGGTTCGTCGAACTTCATGTCGAAGTCGACGGGCGTTGCCGCCGCGATCTTCTTCGGCGCCACCCTGGCCCTGTCGCTGATGGCCAACCAGCGCGCCACCACGGTGGGCGGCGGCGTGATGGATAAAGTCGTCAAGCCAGTGCCGGTCACCGGCGCGGGCGCGATCCCGACCACGGTGCCTGCGGCGCCAGCGGCCAGCGCTCCGGCAGCGGCGGCTCCGGTTGCCAGCACCCCGGCCGGTGCCATTCCGAAGTAA